Genomic DNA from Penaeus monodon isolate SGIC_2016 chromosome 40, NSTDA_Pmon_1, whole genome shotgun sequence:
gtaagttttttttttttttttttttttttttttattgtagcatGTGTGTCACAGTTTATTTGTAACTTATAAGTTGCTAAAGGTGAAATCATACAAGGTTTAATGTAAtggttgtaatagtagtagtatgattgttAGTTGCTATGATATCAACAATGACTCGAAAATAACAACCTTGGAAAGGTAATTACTAAGTACCAGAATGATTATGAATACTCTTACAACTGTATCATTATCAATCTCCACATTATTAGTAGAAactgtgatgataaagataatgataatgataataatgataatgataatgatgattagtactgataataatagtaatattgatgatgatgatattgatgctgGTAAtttttatggtgatggtgatcatgataatagtaatgataatagtaatgataatgataatgataatgatgatagtaacaatgataataattattaaaataatggtcataaatataatgatactgatgataatgaaaatgatattgataataatgataataatgactaaagaaaataataataatgataacgacaatattgaaaataatgataatgacaaaagtgaaaatgttaatgacaatgataaagaaaataataataaaaaagataataataaagaaaataatattggtgaaaaaacaataataatagttatgataattatagtaatgataataattattgttattaacattgtcattgtcattatttttgttatttttattattatcattattattgtaattattattattactattactattactattattaatattaataataataataataataataattatattattattattattataatgttattattaatattattattattgcaattgttaatattatcattaccagtatttttATAGACatccttattgttactgttattattgttattatgatgatggtaatgtttatgatttgtattatcattaacataactaTTCATAATCTTTCTTCTGCGTGTAGAAGCTTACACTTTGTtatgtagaaagaaagaaagaaaaaaaaatcttgatttgaCCAATTCTGATTTTATCAACATcacataaaacatatttattactatatgcacacatacgtgaAAACTgcctgtattaatttttttttttttttcagtattagaATTATTGTATTCAACAAACCACAAGATGTCTCCTTTTAAGAACTTCTCATGGCTTGTGGAAGGGAAGATCTGCGGCTGTGATTTTCCCTGGAGTGAGATTCATCTTAATTTTCTAAGGTAGGGTACCATTTCTTTTGTAACAGGATGTTGTAGAATTGAggattatttctatatataagtgtgtgtgtgtgtgtgtgtgtgtgtgtgtgtgtgtgtgtgtgtgtgtgtgtgtgtgtgtgtgtgtgtgtgtgtgtgtgtgtgtgtgtgtgtgtgtgtgtgtttgtgtgtgtgaatctcaCTCCTTGACAGTTTTTGATGCAGGTATATTGACTTTGATTTTGactgttttatcattccttttccaTGTACCCAAAGGCTCTATCCCTACAAAGGAACTTGCCAAGATTACAGACTTGTTATCATACCATTATATAACTGTTACAGCTGCTCTTGAATCTGTTTGCTAGTCAAAACTTTCTTGTCCCTCAATTCTTTGtgtaactgatatatatatgtagtttatatgaatatgtgtatttatacagatGTAGATATGCACAAatgacatataaatatgtgtgtgtgtgtgtgtgtgtgtgtgtgtgtgtgtgtgtgtgtgtgtgtgtgtgtgtgtgtgtgtgtgtgtgtgtgtgtgttatatatatatatatatatataatatatatatatatatatatatatatatatatatatatatatatgtgtatatatatatatatatgtatatatatatatgtatatgtatatatatatatatgtatatatatgtatatatatatatataatatgtctggtttgtgtgtgtgtgtgtggttgtgtgtgtgtgtgtgtgtgtgtgtgtgtgtgtgtgtgtgtgtgtgtgtgtgtgtgtgtgtgtgtgtgtgtgtgtttgtgtgtgtgtgtgtgtgtgtgtacacatacatatggggACGTGTTTATTCAGTCTGTGCATGGTGATCCCAGTCTTACTCTACGGGTGTGAGGCCTGGACACTGAGCAATGCTCTGAAGGCCCAACTTGACTCCTTTGAGTAAGTGTCTTCacctggagggaccatgtgtccCATCAGAGGATACTCCCTGAGACTGATTCAAGGcctattaccagtctgatacgagagTGCCAACTTCATctctatgggcatgtggctcgttttcctgaggatgatccaATTTATAGGATCATCTCCGAGAGGGTTGTCCCAGgttggagaagaccaaggggaaggcCAAGAAACTCTTGGCTGAAGTAAGGCGATTagatctgccaagatgtgctGGGTGTGAGAAGGATtgctgcatggaggcttgctcgGAGGGACCTCAGGAGGTGGAGCCAAAAGCAAAGTGCAGCTATGCATATGCCCCTttatgaggatgatatatatatatatatatatatatatatatatatatatatatatatatatatatatatatatatatatgtatatatgtatgtatcttcttcttttaacggtaggttcatgtctgatccgccgtggtcacagcatgatacttgattgtagtttttcatgttgtgatgttcttggagtgagtacgcggtagggtccccagttcctttccacggagagtgctggtggtaccttttaggtaatcattctctctatttatccgggcttgggactagcactcgacttgggctggcttggccacccagtggctaggtaggcaatcaaggtgaagttccttgcccaagggaacaacgcggcggtcggtgactcgaaccctcaaattcagattgctgtcgtgacagtcttgagtccgacgctctaaccattcggccaccgcggccttgacgatcatgggcttccatgatttttacttagcaatttttagaatggtggtttgccattgccttccttccgcatctctatttacccagcactgacttgagctggcttggctacaagggaaacaacgcgccggccggtgactcgaaccctcgaactcagattgccgtcgtgccagtcttgagtccgacgctctaaccattcggccactgcggccctatgtaagtatatatatatatatatatatatatatatatatatatatatatatatatatatatatatataatatatatatatagtatatatatatataatatatatatatatatatatatatatatatatatatatatatatatatatatatataaattatatattatatacacattctgtctctctctcctctctctctctctctctctctctctctctctctctctctctctcctcttttatatatatatatatatatatatatatatatatatatatatatatatatatatatatttttttttttaatattatatattatatattatatatatatatatatatatatatatatatatatatatatatatatatatatatatatatatatattttatatatatatatatatatatatatatatatatatatatatataatatatatatatatatatatatatatatatatatatatagagagagagagagagagagagagagagagagagagagagagagagagagagagagagagagagaaaagatcacctaaaaggtaccaccggcactctccgtggaaaggaactggggaccctaccatgtactcactccaagagcatcacaacatgaaaactacagttaagtatcgtgctgtgaccacggcggctcagacatgaacctaccgttaaaagaagaagaaattatatatatatatatatagattataatatttatatatatgtatataatgatatataatactacttatatactatatattatatattatatattattatatatatatattatatattatatattatatatatatatataatataatatatgataatagtatattaatatatgatattatgatatatgtatatatataataattatatatatatatattaaatatataatatatatatatataatatattatatatattatatatatatatatatatatatatatatatataatatatatatatattatatatatatatataatatatatatatatataaatatatatatatatatatacatatatatatatattatatattatatatatatatataatatatataatatatatatatatatatatatatatatatatattatattatatatatatatatatatatatatatatatatatatatatatatatacggtacagCAAGTAGCCAAGTGCAGAATGTGGATGATATTTACGTGTTTCCTAAAATTTGATATGTTATTCTATtttcagaaaggaaaaaataggtgTAATTGTAACTCTCAATGAAAAGGAACGGCTGCCTGACACAGCCAGCAATGATTTTGAGTGTCACTTGATTCCCATCATAGGAATGGAACCTCCATCCTTAGAGGAGATATGTAAATTCATTTCGATATGTGATGCAGctcaggagaagaagaaggtaatTATAGCGGTTGAATTATCAATGTTTTTGGAATATTGTGTCTTTGAGGAGATATAGAGATtgtgtttttatgattatatagatgtgtgttcttctttttttttggcatttgatTAAAATGTATTGGGATTTTGTTTAAAATGTATTGGGATTTTGATTAAAATGTATTGGGATTTTGATTAAAATGTATTGGGATTTTGATTAAAATGTATTATGAATACGCATTTGTTCATTTCTGTTTGGTTTGAGTccatgataaagaagaaaaaaaaagaatgaaggtgCAAAAGATAAAGGTGTGCATATACACGCATAAGCACGGGCATACACACGattgtattaaaagaaaatggaGTAATGCTGTAACACATTGAGATTAAGTGTTTCTGCAAAGTTGAAGTATTGACCTTATGGATTAAATGATAAAGTAATCAATAATTGTGGTTTCTACAAAAAGATAAAAGCAGAACATGTTATACTtgaaatttccctgttattaaatACATTTGATTGTGCATTGAACTTTGAAAAAGTCTGAACTTTTACATTATGCTTCATAAATAAATCAGGAAATGTCAGTCTGCTGTGGAATTACATTTGAAACAGCTAGTAGTTATGTAAATATTCCTGATAACATATCATGGAGAGTTATTAAAATTATCAGTCTTATTAATATGGTATATCAGGATAACTTATGCAATTATGTAAAAAGTTAGGggactttcgtcttttttttgtaagtttttttttctttgttatttttttttagttcttacaAAGTGGCTAGAAAAGGCCACTtacagatagatgaacagactTTACATGCTTCTGTCATAATGAAAGATTTTTCTTCCATGCTACAAATCcactaggaatatatatatgatatttatatatttttttctctacatcATTCACTTTATTGACATCTATTCTTCCTTTATATTCTCCTAATGTTAACAAAATGGATGTATAAGGTAATGGAAATATTACACATCATTTTGAAAtgtatttcctctttatttcagGCTGTATGTGTACACTGCAGGCTGGGTCGTGGACGCACTGGAGTTATGCTAGCCTGTTACCTGGTCAAAAAACATCTTATGTACCCCTTGGCTGCAGTACATTTCATACGAGAAATCCGTCCATACAGCGTAGAGACATCTGAGCAGGAACAAGCAGTATGCAAGTATAGTGATCATttagtgaataatgataacagcagagCCACCGAAAGAATTTCTGAATACAGATTTGCTGAATCACCCCCATGGAATTTTTCCTGGATAGTCAAAAATGAATTGTGCGGTGGCGCATGGCCGCAATATCAAATGAATGTAGAATTTCTCAGGTAGGTTTGTATTGGTTTAAGTTGTAAGGAAAGCAGGTAGTTGTAgtaaattgattaattaaataCTAACACATCAAAGAAATGTATATTGAAGTTAGCtggcaccaaaaaaaatatatatatttcaagcaaGATTTATAAGAGTTTAAAGAGTACTATAATTGGCTTCATCTGAATATTCAATGAAAGTAATGCAAGATAGTAcatattttattcttttgaaaAGTATTTAAGGTTGTAGCATATCTGCAAATACGATTAATGAATTTTAAAGATTTGTTTCAGCCTTACAGCAAATTTTGTTAGTTAAATTAAGATCCAGAATTCTTATAAATCCAAATTGAGACAATCTTGAGACAGTTCactattataaacaattatattttaatattatttgccTCTTTTAGGAATCAAGGCATAAAGGTTGTTGTAACTGCCTGTGAACGATGTCCTTTGCCAACACTATCAACAGAGGACATACAAATTAATGTGATTCCTATTAAACCAGATAAGGCTCCTTCCCTCTCCAACTGCAGGAAATTCATAAATATCTGCAATCAGGCCAGGAGTGAACAAAAGGTAAGTTACTCAATTGTCTTCTGTAGTTATTACATGGAGGGTAAGTGCAAAACATGATGCAGAGAGCTGTCggctatctgccgggggcatgtaagTACataccatggtgtatgtatggacatgccatgagttattttttgttacaatcatggcaaaatattatttttctgccactgaaagtgtgattaagttgtttttaacactttttcatttttactatgcaaaaaaaaaaaaaaaaaaaaaaaaaaaaaaaaaaaaaaaaaaaaaaaaagcaacaaaccgacgatttcagctccatgatgccgcacactgcttattttatacaaattatagactgaataatgatcaactatggagtctatataactacaaaaatacccgtcagtctcgatttatcaggaaatatggcaagtagagactttagaaaataatgaaaactgaaaatacaacatatcttcgtagtattacgaagaagcggcatgggatgctggtatttggcatgagtggtcgcgcatgctagggcgacgatataagcccccggcagcgaggcccgggccaccatgaatactacccgtcgggaaagggttaacccTTGAAAGATGCAGTGTTGTAATCAGTCTTTTCTGTTACCTCAGATTcatttcacaaaaataatgaattgtAGTTTTTGAATCTATAGATTTGAACTTTTATAAATTTAGGATTAAACCttatactttttctacatttggaccacgtgtccaaccggtggttacaccgtgagactgacatgggacctgttacttgcttaatcctggatcaccaactcaggctatatgggcacctagctcttctccctgtggacgaccctgcccatcaggttgtctctctgcgagacaaccctgggtggagcaggcctgtgggacgactcaggagattatggcttgggcagctcgacgagacctgtcgcgaggaattagagatgagctgtgggcctgcctggagactggccttgagggaccctcgtggctggaagtgaagggtggatttGGCCATGCGCCCTcatcggtgttagccccttgatgatgatgatgatgatacatacatatatacatacatatatacatacatatatacatacatacatacatacatacatatatacatacatatgtacatatgtaaatacttacatatgtacatacgtacatccatccacccacccacccacccacccacccacccacccacccacccacccacccacccacccacccacccatccatccatccatccatccatccatccatccatccatccatccatccatccatctatctatctatctatctatctatctatctatccatccatccatccatccatccatccatccatccatccatgcacacacacacacacacacacacacacacacacacacacacacacacacacacacacacacacacacacacacacacacacacacaaacaaaactgaGCAGACTGTCAGATGATGCAAAATAGTATAATAGTTAAAAATTAGagcaaggaaaaataaataatcagagAACAGGTATTATTTATTAACGTTTATttcaaccatatatatgtatgtacttttttGACTGAGCCTCTGGCTTTCTGAAAGTCTGATACCTTTAAAACTGGCTAAGTAAGTAGGTAAATTTGTTGCATGTGGAAATAGGCAGATGAAGTTGCTTAGGAAATAGGTAACTGGACTGGGTAGGGAAGTAAAGAGATTAActagtttttatgatttttttcctcttttttacagTCGATGTATGTGTACTCTAGACTGGGTCTTGGACAAACTGGCACCCTTCTGGCCTGCTACCTGGTGAAATATCACCAGCAGCCTCCTGCCAAGGCAATCGCGATGGTTCGGGAAATGCGTCCAGGCAGTGTAAAGAACGTGGAGCAGGAAA
This window encodes:
- the LOC119597922 gene encoding dual specificity protein phosphatase CDC14B-like; translation: MSPFKNFSWLVEGKICGCDFPWSEIHLNFLRKEKIGVIVTLNEKERLPDTASNDFECHLIPIIGMEPPSLEEICKFISICDAAQEKKKAVCVHCRLGRGRTGVMLACYLVKKHLMYPLAAVHFIREIRPYSVETSEQEQAVCKYSDHLVNNDNSRATERISEYRFAESPPWNFSWIVKNELCGGAWPQYQMNVEFLRNQGIKVVVTACERCPLPTLSTEDIQINVIPIKPDKAPSLSNCRKFINICNQARSEQKSMYVYSRLGLGQTGTLLACYLVKYHQQPPAKAIAMVREMRPGSVKNVEQEMAVHTFWNFLNCV